Proteins from a single region of Chloroflexota bacterium:
- a CDS encoding flippase-like domain-containing protein gives MLKSPRFWIGILISLICLYFAFQGIKFDQLLDALVGINYFWIVVASLVFLVSFAMRVLRWQILFSPLRLRTVNVFHALNVGYLLSNILPARLGDVARAYLIGELEDVSKARALSTVVVERLSDGLTVVLLLSVTALFVPNIPEQAQQGAVATAIAGIAGITFLLVLSFNKERGLSLLHRLVAPIKPLQHPKLWEILESLIDGFAVLRSPKAVLGVGVFAVLAWVLGGLTFWITSLATNSNIPVTAAFLVMTATSLMVVIPSSPGYVGVFHAGAVFLLTTVFKVDQTIALSYAIVIHALMYIWIIILGAFSMWREGISMSSLQKMQVPETK, from the coding sequence ATGCTCAAGTCACCGCGCTTTTGGATTGGCATTCTCATCAGTTTAATTTGTCTCTACTTTGCGTTTCAGGGAATCAAGTTCGATCAATTACTCGACGCGCTCGTCGGGATCAATTACTTTTGGATCGTCGTCGCCTCACTGGTGTTTCTGGTCAGTTTCGCGATGCGCGTTTTGCGTTGGCAGATTTTATTTTCGCCGTTGCGTCTCCGCACGGTCAATGTCTTTCACGCGCTAAACGTGGGCTACTTGTTGAGCAATATTCTGCCGGCGCGCTTGGGCGATGTGGCGCGCGCGTACTTGATCGGCGAACTGGAAGACGTCAGCAAAGCGCGCGCGCTCTCAACCGTCGTCGTCGAACGACTGAGCGATGGGCTGACTGTTGTGTTGTTGCTATCGGTGACCGCGTTGTTCGTCCCGAACATTCCGGAACAAGCGCAACAGGGCGCGGTGGCGACAGCCATCGCCGGGATTGCGGGGATTACATTTCTTTTGGTCTTGTCGTTCAACAAAGAACGCGGGCTGAGTTTGTTGCATCGTCTTGTTGCTCCCATCAAACCGCTGCAGCATCCCAAGTTGTGGGAAATTCTCGAGTCCTTGATTGATGGTTTTGCAGTTCTGCGTTCGCCCAAAGCGGTGCTGGGTGTGGGTGTGTTCGCGGTGCTGGCGTGGGTGCTCGGCGGACTGACCTTTTGGATCACCTCGCTCGCGACGAACTCGAACATTCCGGTGACTGCCGCGTTCTTGGTGATGACGGCGACTTCGCTAATGGTCGTCATCCCATCGTCCCCTGGGTATGTAGGTGTGTTTCATGCCGGCGCGGTATTCCTCCTGACAACCGTGTTCAAGGTGGATCAGACCATCGCGCTGTCTTATGCGATAGTCATCCATGCTTTGATGTACATCTGGATCATTATTCTCGGTGCGTTTTCGATGTGGCGCGAAGGCATTTCGATGAGTTCACTGCAAAAGATGCAAGTGCCTGAAACCAAGTGA
- a CDS encoding class I SAM-dependent methyltransferase, with product MTTPSSAFDESYQYFQQVGRAGKYSVPWWSANFYARIVRRYAPPTTPARRVLEIGCGLGWVLQNLEREYATFGMDISAYAIEVAQKNSPRSQLRVGDDAILREYPDAQFDAVVSKHVFEHIADPAEILRQCARVLKPSGVLIFGTPNTESPLKKLKGAQWIGIKDPTHISVLAPSEWQRLTRDAGLNVLRAFSDGLWDVPYLPIIPPLLQLPIFGIPAALQVLIGIPFIPVRWGESLIVIAKKS from the coding sequence ATGACGACGCCTTCCTCTGCGTTCGACGAATCGTATCAATACTTTCAGCAAGTTGGGCGCGCGGGCAAGTACAGCGTGCCGTGGTGGTCGGCGAATTTTTACGCGCGGATAGTGCGCCGCTACGCGCCGCCGACGACTCCTGCGCGTCGCGTACTCGAAATCGGTTGCGGGCTGGGCTGGGTGCTGCAAAATCTCGAACGCGAGTACGCAACATTCGGGATGGATATTTCCGCGTACGCGATTGAGGTCGCACAAAAGAACTCGCCGCGTTCCCAGTTACGTGTCGGCGATGATGCGATTCTGCGCGAGTATCCCGACGCGCAGTTCGACGCGGTCGTCTCCAAGCACGTGTTCGAGCACATCGCCGACCCAGCCGAAATTTTGCGTCAGTGCGCGCGCGTGCTCAAGCCCAGCGGCGTGTTGATTTTCGGTACGCCAAACACGGAATCGCCGCTCAAAAAATTAAAGGGCGCGCAGTGGATCGGCATCAAAGACCCGACGCACATTTCGGTGCTTGCGCCAAGCGAGTGGCAACGCTTGACGCGCGACGCGGGCTTGAATGTTTTGCGCGCGTTTTCGGATGGGTTGTGGGACGTGCCGTACCTGCCGATCATTCCGCCGTTGTTGCAATTACCGATCTTTGGCATCCCCGCGGCGCTCCAAGTGTTGATTGGTATTCCGTTCATCCCAGTCCGCTGGGGTGAAAGTTTGATTGTGATCGCGAAAAAATCCTGA
- a CDS encoding glycosyltransferase family 4 protein: MKILIALTYYRPHISGLTIYVERLASALARQGHQVTVLTSRFDQSLAPRETVDGVTVIRHPVAFKLSKGAIMPGFLSHAFALMLQHDVVSVHLPQAEGGPLALLGRVARKPVVLTYHCDLQLPPGVVNRVVDRMVFTSNVMAGMFARRIVAYTKDYAVNSPLLSRFMSKIAVIYPPVEMPPPDPRAVAVLKQRYHAESNCVVGFAARFAAEKGIDYLIEAIPLVAEKCSSVKFLLAGETLKVIGENVWERLQPQIEHNRQYIEILGAIPNREMGNFFGACDVLTIPSINSTESFGLVQVEAMLSGCPVVASNLPGVREPVRVTGMGEIVPIMDARALADALVQVIANKARYVRPRAEIEAIFSLETTVAAYEKLFSELIR; this comes from the coding sequence ATGAAGATTCTCATTGCTCTGACGTATTATCGTCCTCATATTAGTGGTTTGACCATCTATGTCGAGCGGTTAGCCAGTGCGCTGGCTCGACAAGGGCATCAGGTTACAGTTCTCACCTCGCGTTTCGATCAGTCGCTTGCGCCGCGCGAAACCGTGGACGGCGTGACGGTGATTCGCCATCCGGTCGCGTTTAAACTGAGCAAAGGCGCGATCATGCCCGGCTTTTTGTCGCACGCGTTCGCGTTGATGTTACAGCATGATGTCGTGAGCGTGCACCTGCCCCAAGCCGAAGGTGGACCGCTCGCGTTGCTGGGACGCGTGGCGCGCAAGCCGGTCGTGTTGACCTACCATTGCGATTTGCAATTGCCGCCCGGCGTCGTCAATCGCGTGGTGGATCGGATGGTGTTCACGTCGAACGTGATGGCAGGCATGTTCGCGCGGCGCATCGTCGCGTACACCAAAGATTACGCGGTCAATTCGCCGCTGCTCTCGCGGTTTATGAGTAAGATCGCAGTGATCTATCCGCCGGTCGAAATGCCGCCGCCCGACCCGCGCGCGGTCGCCGTACTCAAACAGCGTTATCACGCCGAGAGCAATTGCGTCGTCGGGTTTGCCGCGCGCTTTGCCGCCGAAAAAGGAATTGACTATCTCATCGAAGCGATTCCGCTCGTCGCGGAAAAATGTTCGTCGGTAAAGTTTTTGCTCGCGGGCGAAACGCTCAAAGTGATCGGCGAAAATGTCTGGGAACGTCTACAACCGCAGATCGAACACAATCGCCAGTACATCGAAATCCTGGGTGCGATTCCCAATCGCGAGATGGGAAATTTTTTCGGCGCGTGCGATGTGCTGACCATTCCCAGTATCAACTCGACCGAGTCGTTTGGGTTGGTCCAAGTCGAAGCGATGTTGAGCGGCTGTCCGGTGGTCGCGTCGAATTTGCCCGGCGTGCGCGAACCGGTGCGCGTGACGGGAATGGGCGAAATCGTCCCGATCATGGACGCGCGCGCGCTGGCGGACGCGCTGGTCCAGGTCATCGCAAACAAGGCGCGTTACGTGCGACCGCGCGCGGAGATCGAAGCGATCTTTTCGCTTGAGACGACGGTCGCGGCGTACGAAAAATTATTTAGCGAATTGATTCGGTAG
- a CDS encoding response regulator transcription factor, translating into MSDKKTTWRILLADDEQAITANLAPFLERAGFCVRVAEDGEKALRALADFRADLIVLDVLMPRLDGRQVLRRLRQEGNPTPVILLTQVGSPTERALALDEGADDYLNKPFEPYELVARIRAVLRRARTGAPSLAGARILRCGVLALDRQTRRALIAGQEVMLTAKAISTLEYLMLHPDEVLSRERLLDAVWGWDYPAATRAVDTRIAELRRALDDDAETPRYIETAIGQGYRFVGVVEVGG; encoded by the coding sequence ATGAGCGACAAGAAAACGACCTGGCGAATTTTGCTCGCGGACGACGAGCAAGCCATCACCGCGAACCTTGCGCCGTTTCTCGAACGCGCCGGGTTTTGCGTGCGCGTCGCGGAGGACGGCGAAAAGGCATTGCGCGCGCTGGCTGATTTCCGCGCCGATTTGATCGTGCTCGATGTGTTGATGCCGCGCCTCGACGGTCGTCAAGTCTTGCGCCGCTTGCGCCAAGAGGGCAACCCCACGCCGGTGATTCTGTTGACTCAGGTCGGCTCGCCGACCGAACGCGCGCTCGCGCTCGACGAAGGCGCAGACGATTACCTCAACAAACCGTTCGAGCCGTACGAACTCGTCGCGCGGATCCGCGCGGTATTGCGCCGCGCGCGCACGGGCGCGCCTTCGCTCGCCGGCGCGCGCATCTTGCGCTGCGGCGTCCTGGCGCTCGACCGGCAAACGCGCCGCGCGTTGATCGCGGGACAAGAAGTAATGCTCACTGCGAAAGCCATCTCGACGCTCGAATACTTGATGCTCCATCCCGACGAGGTACTTAGCCGCGAACGTTTGCTCGACGCGGTGTGGGGCTGGGATTATCCGGCGGCGACGCGCGCGGTGGATACACGCATCGCGGAATTGCGCCGCGCGCTCGACGATGACGCAGAGACGCCGCGGTACATCGAAACTGCGATCGGTCAGGGCTACCGCTTTGTCGGCGTGGTCGAGGTTGGCGGATGA
- a CDS encoding glycosyltransferase family 39 protein: MVESTSKQPPRVSAWLALFALGALALAILAQFGYTVLHNGFAALALFAAALGLWLVVLWTDRDPASPRVTARAFAAPARRRVNMTFAASAVVLALITFLLSGDNEFTPDNVLAWGLSIALFLYAFWEPEKSLTEWRDAIAQTWQNARARFSAGVFLSWQTLALGAILLVAACSMFYRLGETPSEMTSDHAEKILGVGEILNGARPIFLTIGPGREPILAYLTAAYVSLTDKPLDFAALKWGTALGGILVVFVTFLLARELFDDRVALIAAALTAMSKWLMIVAHIGFRSTFTPLFTALTALFLLRALKFQKRNDFLIAGVCLGAGLYSYNAFRLAPVMVAFFFVWWLAVERNVRVTEWRRYATNVAVLVALAIIVFMPLGRYMSDHPEASWYRVLTRMGTTERSFEENPFVIFADNVKNVVLMFNVTGDVAWPNNLPNDPALDIVTGGIFALGVFTAFYRIARQREMMYAHVLIALFVMLMPSALSIAFPVENPGNIRALGALPFVMIIAAAPLALLWRRLGDAPGAFARWQAVGVLAIILLVILFANYRRYFVQYDASYRSSAGNASEVAATVRAFANSVGDTQHAWIMLYPHWIDTRSVAIALGEMDWQDHTLPDANAAQMRMTDDANKLFILNTNDHANLTRLSEIYPDAQVRVYRSQTPNRDFLLVFVPGANASSDWLGSLKQVQR; this comes from the coding sequence ATGGTAGAGTCCACCTCGAAACAACCGCCGCGCGTATCCGCGTGGCTCGCGCTGTTCGCGCTCGGCGCGTTGGCGCTGGCGATTCTTGCCCAGTTCGGCTACACCGTTCTTCACAACGGTTTTGCCGCGCTCGCGCTGTTTGCCGCCGCGTTGGGCTTGTGGCTCGTCGTGTTGTGGACCGATCGCGACCCTGCCAGTCCGCGTGTCACCGCGCGCGCGTTCGCCGCGCCGGCGCGCCGGCGCGTGAACATGACCTTCGCGGCGAGCGCCGTCGTGCTCGCGCTCATCACCTTTTTGCTTTCGGGTGATAACGAATTTACGCCGGACAATGTGCTCGCGTGGGGGTTGAGCATCGCGCTGTTTCTCTACGCGTTTTGGGAACCGGAAAAATCGTTGACGGAATGGCGGGATGCAATCGCGCAGACATGGCAGAACGCGCGCGCGCGTTTTTCCGCCGGCGTGTTTCTTTCCTGGCAGACGCTCGCGCTCGGCGCGATTTTGCTCGTTGCCGCGTGCTCGATGTTCTATCGGCTCGGCGAGACGCCGAGCGAAATGACGAGCGATCACGCGGAAAAAATTCTGGGTGTTGGCGAAATTTTGAACGGCGCGCGTCCGATCTTTCTGACGATCGGTCCGGGACGCGAGCCGATCCTCGCGTACCTCACCGCCGCGTACGTATCCTTGACCGACAAACCGCTCGACTTTGCCGCGCTCAAATGGGGCACCGCGCTGGGCGGCATCCTCGTCGTGTTCGTCACGTTTCTCCTCGCGCGCGAATTGTTCGACGACCGCGTCGCGCTGATTGCCGCCGCGCTCACGGCGATGAGCAAGTGGTTGATGATCGTCGCGCACATCGGCTTTCGTTCGACGTTCACGCCGCTGTTCACCGCGCTGACCGCGTTGTTTCTTTTGCGCGCGCTCAAGTTTCAAAAACGCAACGATTTCTTGATCGCGGGCGTGTGTCTCGGCGCGGGGTTGTACAGTTACAACGCGTTCCGACTCGCGCCGGTGATGGTCGCGTTCTTTTTCGTGTGGTGGCTCGCGGTCGAGCGCAACGTGCGCGTCACCGAGTGGCGACGGTACGCGACGAATGTAGCGGTGTTGGTCGCGCTGGCGATCATCGTGTTCATGCCGCTCGGTCGCTACATGAGCGATCATCCCGAAGCGTCCTGGTATCGGGTGTTGACGCGCATGGGCACGACGGAACGGTCGTTTGAGGAGAATCCGTTCGTCATTTTCGCGGACAATGTCAAGAACGTCGTGCTGATGTTCAACGTGACCGGCGATGTCGCCTGGCCCAACAATCTGCCGAACGATCCCGCGCTCGACATCGTGACAGGCGGAATTTTCGCGCTCGGCGTGTTCACCGCGTTCTACCGCATCGCGCGGCAGCGCGAAATGATGTACGCGCATGTGCTCATCGCGTTGTTCGTGATGCTGATGCCGTCCGCGTTGAGCATCGCGTTCCCGGTCGAAAATCCCGGCAACATTCGCGCGCTGGGCGCATTGCCGTTCGTGATGATCATTGCTGCCGCGCCGCTCGCGCTGTTGTGGCGTCGGTTGGGCGATGCGCCCGGCGCGTTCGCACGTTGGCAAGCCGTCGGTGTGCTCGCGATTATTTTGCTAGTGATCTTGTTCGCGAACTATCGGCGCTATTTCGTGCAATACGACGCCAGTTATCGTTCGTCGGCGGGGAACGCGTCCGAAGTCGCGGCGACGGTGCGTGCGTTTGCGAACAGCGTCGGCGATACGCAACACGCCTGGATCATGCTGTATCCGCATTGGATTGACACGCGTAGCGTCGCGATCGCGCTGGGTGAAATGGACTGGCAGGATCACACTTTGCCCGATGCGAACGCGGCGCAAATGCGGATGACTGATGACGCGAACAAGTTATTTATTTTGAACACGAACGACCACGCAAACCTGACGCGCCTGAGCGAGATTTATCCGGACGCGCAGGTGCGCGTCTATCGCTCGCAAACACCGAACCGCGATTTTTTGTTGGTGTTTGTGCCAGGCGCGAATGCCTCGTCGGATTGGTTGGGCAGTCTCAAGCAGGTGCAACGGTGA
- a CDS encoding GDP-mannose 4,6-dehydratase: MDRLLTRGEHAVAFDNLSRRGALKNEAWLRDKHGAKFELIRGDIRDARVLADAARDADIIFHLAAQVAVTTSVADPREDFEINAFGTFNALEAARASGRNPIFIFASTNKVYGGMDDVTVVERATRYAFRDLPNGVTEHQPLDFHSPYGCSKGAADQYVRDYHRIYGLRTVVFRQSAIYGTRQFGVEDQGWLAWFVIAAVLGKPITIFGDGKQVRDMLYVDDLLDAYDAAVARIDRVAGQVYNMGGGAGNTISVWTEFCPMLEKLLGKPIPVGRGDWRPGDQRVCVYDCSQAARELDWRAHVPVEVGVARLYAWVKENAALFD, translated from the coding sequence ATGGATCGTTTGTTGACGCGCGGTGAGCACGCGGTCGCGTTCGACAATCTCTCGCGGCGCGGCGCGCTCAAGAACGAAGCATGGTTGCGCGACAAGCACGGCGCAAAATTCGAATTGATTCGCGGCGACATCCGCGACGCCCGCGTGCTCGCCGATGCGGCGCGCGATGCCGACATTATTTTTCATCTCGCCGCGCAGGTTGCGGTGACGACCTCGGTTGCCGACCCGCGCGAAGATTTCGAGATCAACGCGTTCGGCACGTTCAACGCGCTCGAAGCCGCGCGTGCGTCGGGACGCAATCCGATTTTCATTTTCGCGTCCACGAACAAGGTGTACGGCGGCATGGACGATGTAACCGTCGTCGAACGCGCGACGCGGTACGCGTTTCGCGATTTGCCGAATGGCGTGACCGAGCATCAGCCGCTCGATTTCCACTCGCCCTACGGGTGCAGCAAAGGCGCGGCAGATCAATACGTGCGCGATTATCACCGCATTTACGGATTACGCACGGTCGTGTTTCGTCAGTCCGCGATTTACGGCACGCGACAATTCGGCGTCGAAGACCAGGGCTGGCTCGCGTGGTTTGTCATCGCGGCGGTGCTGGGAAAGCCGATCACGATTTTCGGCGATGGCAAGCAAGTGCGCGATATGCTCTACGTGGACGATTTGCTCGATGCGTACGACGCGGCGGTCGCGCGAATTGATCGCGTTGCCGGGCAGGTCTACAACATGGGCGGCGGCGCGGGCAACACGATTTCGGTGTGGACGGAATTTTGCCCGATGCTCGAAAAATTACTTGGCAAGCCAATCCCGGTTGGGCGCGGCGATTGGCGACCCGGCGATCAACGCGTGTGTGTGTACGATTGCTCTCAAGCCGCGCGCGAATTGGATTGGCGCGCGCACGTACCGGTCGAAGTTGGCGTCGCCCGGTTGTACGCGTGGGTGAAAGAGAACGCCGCATTGTTTGATTAA